The Diospyros lotus cultivar Yz01 chromosome 15, ASM1463336v1, whole genome shotgun sequence genome has a window encoding:
- the LOC127791593 gene encoding LOW QUALITY PROTEIN: ent-kaurene synthase 5, chloroplastic-like (The sequence of the model RefSeq protein was modified relative to this genomic sequence to represent the inferred CDS: inserted 3 bases in 3 codons), whose translation MQCYEETKERIRKLFDKAQLSVSSYDTAWVALVPSPNFSGTPCFPECIDXLLNNQLGDGSWGLPNHNXLLIKDALSSTLASVLALERWCAGEEQINKGLHFIELNATSIADENQHSPIGFDIIFPGMLEYAKDLGLNLPFESKDLNVMLERRDLDLKRYYIILLRKDSAYLAYISEGVGKLQDWDMAMKYQRKNGSLFNSPSTTATAFLHLHNANCLNYLHMLLEKFENAVPTVYPLDIYACLCMIDNLERLGIDRNFRQEIRSVLDETYRSWLQEQIFLDTLRYGISDIGAVLELYRTSQIMIHPDESTLEKELSGSTHFLKEKSYNHRINSDIVNEYVIREVDDALHYPFHANLERVANRRNIKHYNIDGSSILKTLYCSTNIRNEDFLKLAVEDFNICQSIHREELEVLKRWVVDNRLDKLKFAKQKSAYCYFSAAAAXFSPELSDASMSWAKNGVLTRVVDEFFDISGSIEELENLIKLVEKWAIAI comes from the exons ATGCAATGCTATGAGGAAACTAAAGAAAGAATTCGGAAACTATTCGATAAGGCTCAGCTTTCTGTTTCTTCCTATGACACTGCTTGGGTGGCATTGGTCCCTTCTCCAAATTTCTCTGGCACACCTTGTTTCCCGGAATGTATCG TGTTACTGAACAATCAACTCGGTGATGGTTCATGGGGCCTTCCTAATCACA CCTTACTGATTAAAGATGCTCTGTCATCTACACTAGCATCTGTCCTAGCACTTGAGCGATGGTGTGCTGGTGAAGAGCAAATCAACAAAG GTCTACACTTTATTGAGTTGAATGCCACTTCAATTGCTGATGAGAATCAACACTCTCCAATTGGATTTGACATAATATTCCCTGGAATGCTAGAGTATGCTAAAGATTTAGGTCTGAACCTCCCCTTTGAATCAAAAGATTTAAATGTTATGCTTGAGAGGAGAGATTTAGATCTTAAAAGGTATTATATTATCTTATT AAGGAAGGACAGCGCCTACTTAGCATATATTTCAGAAGGCGTTGGAAAGTTGCAGGACTGGGACATGGCCATGAAATATCAGAGGAAGAATGGCTCCCTATTTAATTCTCCATCAACCACAGCAACTGCTTTCTTGCACCTTCATAATGCTAATTGCCTCAATTACCTGCATATGCTCCTAGAGAAGTTTGAGAATGCTG TTCCAACAGTTTACCCCCTGGATATATATGCTTGCCTTTGCATGATTGACAACCTTGAGAGATTGGGAATTGACCGGAATTTTAGGCAGGAAATTAGAAGTGTGTTGGATGAAACGTACAG aagttGGTTGCAGGAACAGATATTCCTGGACACTTTGCGCTATGGCATTTCGGATATTGGGGCTGTGCTTGAGTTATATAGGACTTCACAGATCATGATCCATCCAGATGAATCAACCCTGGAGAAGGAACTCTCGGGGTCTACTCATTTCCTGAAAGAGAAATCATACAACCATAGAATTAATTCAGATATAGTCAATGAATATGTTATCCGAGAG GTGGATGATGCCCTTCACTATCCCTTCCATGCAAATTTAGAGCGTGTGGCAAACAGAAGAAACATAAAGCATTATAATATAGATGGTTCAAGCATTCTTAAGACTTTGTATTG CTCAACGAATATTAGAAATGAAGATTTCCTAAAATTGGCAGTGGAAGATTTTAATATTTGCCAATCAATTCATCGTGAAGAACTCGAAGTTCTGAAGAG GTGGGTTGTAGATAACAGATTAGATAAGTTAAAGTTTGCCAAGCAGAAGTCAGCATATTGTTACTTCTCAGCTGCAGCAG CTTTCTCTCCTGAACTATCTGATGCTAGCATGTCATGGGCCAAAAATGGTGTGCTCACAAGAGTGGTTGATGAATTCTTTGATATTAGTGGTTCTATAGAGGAATTAGAGAATCTAATTAAATTGGTTGAAAA GTGGGCAATTGCTATCTAA
- the LOC127791592 gene encoding uncharacterized protein LOC127791592 — MLIFEIKSGEHICKKGLSFRGHDESENSENPGNFLILLQFLIDHNDKIKTVTMNKAPLNCKLTSPDVQKDIVSACVVKTINVIIKDIGDSFFSIIVDESRDVSTNEQISIVLRYVNNSGQLQLALVAVAKKNTPISNFFRLVTNMVNIVRSSSKHCDHFREKQANIVAKALENGEILSGIGLKQETALQHSGDTHWGSHYNSLINLLAMFLDVTDVLEIITVNGSNFDQKCEAYNLLESILSFDFAFNLHLMRTVLAMTNELSKALQRKDQDIVNAMKLVHYIDVPNMDDMFIRRAPRGCPQRQAPEITYLHHFRVNLFYAVIDMQLQELNDRFSEANTELLLCVACLSPKDSFSAFDKKGFIQLAEFYPEDFSSVNLLTFDDQLETFIFNMRSNKEFEGLKGLGDLAEKLVMTKKNIIYSLVYKLLTLALVLPIATATVERVFSAINIVKDRLHNRMGDQWMNDSLVVYVEKEIFSKIDNEVIIQRYQNMKHRKELL, encoded by the exons ATGTTAATATTCGAGATCAAGTCTGGAGAGCATATATGCAAAAAG GGGCTTTCGTTTCGAGGTCATGATGAATCTGAGAATTCAGAGAATCCAGGTAACTTTTTAATCCTATTACAGTTTCTGATTGATCATAATGATAAGATTAAGACAGTTACAATGAATAAAGCTCCTCTAAATTGCAAATTAACATCACCCGATGTTCAGAAGGATATTGTAAGTGCTTGTGTTGTTAAAACGATTAATGTTATTATCAAAGACATTGGGgattcatttttctctattatAGTTGATGAATCTCGTGATGTGTCAACAAATGAGcaaatttcaattgttttaCGTTATGTGAACAATAGTGGACAA CTTCAACTAGCTCTTGTAGCTGTGGCAAAGAAGAATACTCCAATTTCTAACTTTTTTCGTTTGGTTACTAACATGGTCAATATTGTTAGATCATCTTCTAAACATTGTGATCATTTTCGAGAGAAACAAGCAAATATTGTTGCAAAAGCATTAGAGAATGGTGAGATTTTAAGTGGAATAGGACTTAAGCAAGAAACTGCCCTTCAGCATTCTGGTGATACGCATTGGGGTTCACATTATAATTCTTTGATCAACTTGCTTGCCATGTTCTTAGATGTTACTGATGTACTTGAAATAATTACTGTTAATGGATCAAATTTTGATCAAAAATGTGAAGCATACAATTTGTTGGAGTCAATACTATCATTTGATTTTGCATTTAATCTACACTTGATGAGAACTGTTTTGGCGATGACAAATGAATTATCAAAGGCATTACAGAGAAAAGATCAAGATATTGTAAATGCAATGAAATTG GTGCACTACATTGATGTTCCAAACATGGATGATATGTTTATACGTCGTGCACCTCGTGGTTGTCCACAACGTCAAGCTCCAGAAATAACATATTTGCATCATTTTCGTGTAAATTTATTCTATGCTGTCATTGATATGCAACTTCAAGAGTTGAATGATCGTTTTTCAGAGGCAAATACCGAGTTGCTTCTTTGTGTAGCATGTTTATCTCCAAAAGATTCATTCTCTGCTTTTGACAAGAAAGGATTTATTCAACTTGCTGAGTTTTATCCAGAAGATTTTTCATCGGTAAATCTCCTAACATTTGATGATCAACttgaaacttttatttttaatatgcgCTCTAACAAAGAGTTTGAAGGATTGAAAGGCCTTGGTGATCTTGCAGAGAAGTTGGTTATGacgaaaaaaaacataatatattcGTTGGTGTACAAACTTCTAACTTTGGCACTAGTTCTTCCGATTGCTACTGCTACTGTCGAGAGAGTATTTTCTGCAATAAACATTGTCAAGGATAGATTGCACAATCGAATGGGAGATCAGTGGATGAATGATAGCCTAGTTGTTTATGTTGAGAAAGAGATATTTTCGAAGATTGATAATGAAGTTATTATACAacgttatcaaaatatgaaacaCCGCAAAGAACTATTGTAA